A single Thermoleophilia bacterium DNA region contains:
- a CDS encoding CAP domain-containing protein gives MKKALTLTLLLATLTLLLAPAVTQAATPTSTEKQVIRLVNKERTKRGLAPVRFNTKLTVAARAHSREMARRQTLTHRSANGDSVATRLISYSYTRSSCRYWAVGENIACARTSSLLSTPQGVVYQWMHSSAHRAVILKSTFRDVGVGIATSSNGVRYFTLDMGRRIR, from the coding sequence ATGAAGAAGGCCCTCACTCTCACCCTCCTCCTGGCCACCTTGACGCTGCTCCTCGCGCCCGCTGTGACCCAGGCGGCGACGCCGACTTCGACCGAGAAGCAGGTGATTCGCCTGGTCAACAAGGAACGCACCAAGCGCGGCCTTGCTCCAGTGCGCTTCAACACGAAGCTTACCGTCGCCGCCCGCGCTCACTCCCGCGAGATGGCCCGCCGCCAGACGCTCACCCATCGCAGCGCCAACGGCGACAGCGTCGCCACGCGCCTCATCTCATACAGCTACACACGCAGCAGTTGCCGGTACTGGGCCGTCGGTGAAAACATCGCCTGCGCCCGCACCTCGAGTCTTCTCTCCACTCCACAAGGAGTGGTGTATCAATGGATGCACAGCAGCGCGCACCGCGCCGTCATCCTCAAGAGCACGTTCCGCGACGTCGGCGTCGGCATCGCCACCTCCAGCAACGGCGTCCGCTACTTCACTCTCGACATGGGTCGCCGGATCCGCTAG